The following nucleotide sequence is from Trifolium pratense cultivar HEN17-A07 linkage group LG2, ARS_RC_1.1, whole genome shotgun sequence.
GTCTTCCATTCAGAGCATAGTAAATCCCCAAGTTTAATACGCAAAAGCAAAAAGTATAGAatcaaagaaaatcaaaattaagaaaaaataacagAATTAACTTTGTCATatgattattttataatttccaCATTTTGAGACTGATGGAGTCTTAGAAAATAAGATAACCAACTGCATTTTGTATACTTGAATTATACATGTTCATACTCAAACCAAATAGTATTATGTACATATGTATATACATTGGTGTTGTTCTTTCTTAGAAGCAGGAACATGCCCCTGGAAGCTTGCCTGTTGTTCTAATTGTGTTTGCCTTCTCTTTTGCTTTCAGCGTTTCATTCTTTCTTCTATCATCTGATTGTGCTCTTGCTCCAGCTGCAATCTCATCTATATATTTTATCTTATCTTGATATTTCCTCCTAGCTTTCTCTCTTTTCCGCTCATTTTCACTATGCTGCATTTTTCACAAAGTTACCACACTTTATTAGAGGACTAATAAGAATATGTTTCGATTAGTTTATTTGAAATCAGgttaactttattttatatttgttatagGAATAACTTATGAATAAATAGTTATTTGATAAGCACATAATTAAGCTGATTATGCTAACTAACATAggctaatattttatttttatcaagtagtctaGAGGTCAGAGTCGCACATTTGAAATGTGAAGATATAGAAAATTCCGGGTTCCAACCCAGATAGCCAACAACTGAGCTATGGCCTAAATATGAAACACTACACATCTTCGATCTAAACATTAAAACATTCAATATGGTTCTATTGAATAGAAAATGAAAGTCTTACCTCATGCTTATTAAGCTTGCGTCTtgctttcatcttcttcctcttttcCCATGAATCTATTGTCTCTAACAACTTCTCATacctgaaaaaataattatattttcattgCATTCAATGCATGAAACCAGAGATTCACAACATTCATATATACTGTTAATGAAATATATAATTAGTTGCCATGCATATGTACCAACCTTTCTTTGATCTTTATGAACTCTTCCCTTTCCCAAGAATCTGCTTTTGTTTCTGTTGTACTTGGTCTAGTTGGTGGTTTGCTGTGGATGATTGATAGTAGTGGTGCTGGTGGAGGTGGTGGAGGCGGCGGAGGCCTTAATGACACGTTTGGATCATCAACTAGTGGAAGCATTTTTGGTTTTGGAGTCTCAGGTTGTGTATCATCATCAGCGTCGAAAAAATGTTCATCGGCAAAAGTTGGAGTCTTTTTATGTTTTGGAATATCAGGTTTTTTATCATCAGTTCTCTTTGATTTTTCACTAAAAGTTGGAGTCTTTTTCATTGATGGTGCTGGTGTGAATGAGATGGTGTTTTTAGGAATCTTTTCTTCTCTAATAGGTGATGTTGTTGGAAAATTGTTACCTTGTTCATCTGTGATTTTAAATGAGCCTACACATGATGCAGATTCAGTTcatcataatttaattttgttatttttctcaTCATGGTATgaataaatgataaataatgaCCACGAGCGGAGATGATTCAGGTCTCTTTCAATTTAACTAGATATATTGGGTTCAAATTCAATCATAAGTATGCATAAACGTTAAAAATTCATCAGAGAGAGCTTTGTCACACATTGTGGTTTATCAGGTTCGATGGATTAGTCTTTACAGTTACGCATAATGGatatctttttttaaataaagaagaaagaaaaagagaaataatgtATTTGCCTGGTAATCTCTTGGATGCAGCACCTAGCTGGGAAAATGAAGAATTTTTATCATAGACTTTTTTGCTTCTGCTCTTGGTCAATGAGGTCTCAGGAAACTCACTCATTTTCTTCTCATGTGAAGTTTCTGAGACATGTGAACTTATTGCAAATGCTGCAGCAGCTACAACTGTGGCATGTTCCATTTCTATGTAATCATAATCATGACTCATTTTCCTTGAAATTTGTCTCTGAAACCAACTATGTGCCTTTTTCTTCTCTGTAAAAATTTGGTCACATGAAGGTGTTTGTCAGCTAAATTATTGCTTTATTCAGTTTTCAGACAAAAACGAGACTAGAAAGACTATTAATGATCTCATCTTTGAGAATccattcatttttatatttagtatttcaatcttatttttcaaatgtgtTTGGTCAAAcagaacattttttttatcttgttttgtcAAGTTTTGGGGGAAGTAACATGTAAAAAAGTCATTCAGTTTTTTCTTGCTTTTGACCCTAGACTTTGTTAAAGACAATAACATATCATAAATACTCACCTTTGAAGGATGAAGTTTTCTGTATTGGTATTTTCTGATGATCTCTGCTGCTACCACCAAAATCAGCTTTATTCTCTTCTTCTGCACCAATTAATTtctctctaacaaaaatttgtttagcaataaaaaaacatatttgcataaataaaaaaaaatattatgaagctataattattattattatttttttttgttttgttttcactaCCGGTATCCGGCCTACTAGACCGCATAATccggttcgggggtcagttaaGACAACAAGTGGTTttagccccctcccgatcgtatTTGCAGGGGATTGAACCATGATTCTCCCTATCAGATCCAACGCCAATCATCACTGGACCGACTAACGATGGGTATTTATGAAGCTATTATTGTTGTATGGATATGAATACCAAATTAAATGAGTGgtaattatttataataaatgataaatatacATGACCATCTTAAATCTCTCCAGGggtgaaaagtaaaaatgacTAACCTTATTTGCTTAATCCAATTATCCATTCTATACAGGAAGAATTTTGTGCTTTAATTATTTATGAGCAATGTCTTGATATCCCTTGATAAGTGGTATGTGTTTATTTGAAAGAGAAGAAACCAAGGAAATAAGATCCTTTTTGTAGAGTATAGTCATAGGCTGTTATTGGGGACAAGCAAGGTTACATATACTTTGCATGTGTTGTCTGGTTTGGAACTCAAGTGCCTTGTGGGGGAAGATAAGTattcttttcttcttcagaGATAATTACCATCAGGCATCAAGCAtattttgaatatattttcTAATCCAGTTTTTTCTGATGAGaattttaaaacatcaaattaaatCTGCTAGGTAAAAAGGATGTcagattttcttttaaattagtGTATCacttttaaaacattgatttacATCAGCACGTGAAAATTTCATATGTTGGACACTTTATAATTATAAGCGAGAGGAatcataaatttaatataatgtGTTTGGATGTTTGGATGGAGGAATGTTTTGAGGTAAGATCATGTTTTGAGGAAATTTAAATTCTTTTGTCTAAATACCATTGTTTGGGTGATTAAtttcgaattttttttaaaataatgagattctattttatgaattattgtCCAAGGTAAATTTAAGGAATTTCAAATGACATCAAAAAGTCAGGAATTTTTCAAACTGACCCCTgtaatgtttttaaaattacaaattgacacctaattttttcaaaaactgCAAATTAGTCCCTAAAAATTTGCAAATTGGTCCTTTAAGATTTTGAAAACTGGtccttatttttcaaatttataacaGTGACCCAAGAtattcaaaatgaaaatttctATTATTCTATCTAAACACACATTTGAAAATGAAGGTAATTCAactacaaaaaattaaatatcttaGAATTTCAAATACTCtaaaatttttaattacttcatccaaacacactctaagatTTTGGTTGAAAGTATGATGTCCAAAGATTTTGGTTGAGGGGGGGGGGggtcatccacattgggctaaGAACAACTATCTTTTACATAAAATCTGAAGACATTAAGTTTATGAGTCTTCGCCACCTGACCACCTTTGTTAgaaagactttcgatacaaggagttGGTCgaacccttcgtcgaaccatcgaCTATAATATCAGCTTTATGGGTcccctcacttataaagtgtttaaCCTCAACTCCTccaaccaatgtgagacttaactcacacttgatagatctcaacatctcccctcaagtgtgagtctctCCGCATTTGCGGTCCTTCACCACTCACTTATTGCTCCCCGAAACCGGGCTCTAATACCACTATTGAGTCACAAGGGGGCATTCGGGGGATCATTCACATTGGGCTAAAAGCAATtatacaagtgagttgaacattacacttttactcaaaaccttaagacattaggtttatgGATCTTCTCACCTATAAAGTATTCAACCTAaatttttctaagcaatgtggaaTTTAACTCACCTCACACTCACCACAACACTTTATCACCACGAGAGAGCGAGAAACCTTCatgactttttttaatataaaattatgtgcaaaaaGAAGAAGGATTGCAAACATTTTAGGCTCTGTTCTCAGTTATTAAGGTTTAATCAAAGTTGAATCATTCTAGCAGTATATGAGTTTCATTTTTGGTTGGAGTGTATGTTTGGGTGGATGAATGTTTTGGGATAAAGTAGTTTGTCATTCTTATAGAGAAGTTAATTATTGTGCAGATGCGTTAACTACTATGACTTGAGATGTAGGTTGCTCAgattagttgtttttatttagcAAACCTTGTTGGTCTTTTCCGTGACTTGTTATATGgtagttattttttctttcgggtttcaacttcttctattTACATTTCCTTGTTTATATGATTAATTTAAAGAACTTTCAAACTGATAGGAATTTATTATCTAAGCAATTTTAAATGACACTTAAAAGTTGGGAACCTTTCTCtcatatgttttaaaattttcaaaattgcaAATTATCCCCTAATGTTGTTCAAATCggtcttttaattttttgaaaattagtccctatttttcaaatttaaaatttgacaaaaaaattcaaattttaaaaaatggcccaaaaaaatacaatgaaatGTTTACTTTATACAAACACACACGCACACACATTTAAaggtaatttaattaaattgttctgaattttaaatcctttaaaaaaaattattaaaaaatatatgtatcaTGATAACCAGTGTGTCCTTGGGACACgaactaaaaatagtaaatatttatatctaagagcatccacaatggagatactcatttttgagtacttaattgAACCCCACGTTtacacatcacttatttataattttttaataatagtacctaataagtactcaatccctccaacccaaatctcttaaaaagttctaaataagTCTCACCAATAACATATTccaccaataactatacatcattataaatgagacccacaaaaacaaaatagataccacttcttattgtagaaccagtacctattaggtactctttgtgttttgctccaatgggagtacctattaggtactagtacttaaaaaaataagtacccaccattggagatggtctacgAACAttactttttacatttttaagtgTTTGACTTCACAtatcttaaaatatttttattatttttgcatCTTTAACTAGCGTCTCAAATCCAGGAGCATTAGTTAgcattttcaatttcttattcGAGCATCCAAACAAGCTCTAAAGAAAAGTAAAAAgtattttgtgaaaaaaaagtaaaaaaagtatTTCATAAAAATTTGTTATGTGATGTTCTAccatgtgttgtgttgtgttgttttgtCGAGTACTTACCTTTTAACCGATCAAATGGCCCAAATAGTTAACCATCGTGGACATGAACTTAGCAAATTGGTAAAAATTAAGAGGCTAATATTTAAATAGTTAAGAGGCACAAACACAAGTATACAAAGATCATGTTGGTAAATATAGTAAATATTGTACTTGACAAAAATTTGCTTCACATTGATAACACCCTTCAAAAATGTTTACTCAATATTCTTGTGACTGAGTAACAACCATAAATAGATATGTCCTATGACTTTCAGTGGTTCCACATTAATTAAACTCATGGAATCCTCCTCCTCATCCTCAACAACCATGTTCCTCTTTCACCATTTCCATGCTTGTTTTCAGATTCTGCTATTCTTTTCTACAAAATTCTGTATTCTCACAGTCTGTAGTCCTAATTTCAAGACAGAGGAATACCAAATACAAGCATGGAAATGGAAATTCTAATTGCCCATATTATTATACTAAAGGGCAAAAGAAACATTATAATATTACATTACATGAACTCTGAGTTattatactaatactaatacaaGTTTGGtcattacaaaaaataaaaatattaaagaaagGTAAAAAGATTGAACAATAATAAGCAGCAAA
It contains:
- the LOC123908030 gene encoding remorin-like isoform X1, giving the protein MDNWIKQIREKLIGAEEENKADFGGSSRDHQKIPIQKTSSFKEKKKAHSWFQRQISRKMSHDYDYIEMEHATVVAAAAFAISSHVSETSHEKKMSEFPETSLTKSRSKKVYDKNSSFSQLGAASKRLPGSFKITDEQGNNFPTTSPIREEKIPKNTISFTPAPSMKKTPTFSEKSKRTDDKKPDIPKHKKTPTFADEHFFDADDDTQPETPKPKMLPLVDDPNVSLRPPPPPPPPPAPLLSIIHSKPPTRPSTTETKADSWEREEFIKIKERYEKLLETIDSWEKRKKMKARRKLNKHEHSENERKREKARRKYQDKIKYIDEIAAGARAQSDDRRKNETLKAKEKANTIRTTGKLPGACSCF
- the LOC123908030 gene encoding remorin-like isoform X2, which translates into the protein MSHDYDYIEMEHATVVAAAAFAISSHVSETSHEKKMSEFPETSLTKSRSKKVYDKNSSFSQLGAASKRLPGSFKITDEQGNNFPTTSPIREEKIPKNTISFTPAPSMKKTPTFSEKSKRTDDKKPDIPKHKKTPTFADEHFFDADDDTQPETPKPKMLPLVDDPNVSLRPPPPPPPPPAPLLSIIHSKPPTRPSTTETKADSWEREEFIKIKERYEKLLETIDSWEKRKKMKARRKLNKHEHSENERKREKARRKYQDKIKYIDEIAAGARAQSDDRRKNETLKAKEKANTIRTTGKLPGACSCF